ACGATTGTATGTCACTGTATGATGTAGGGTTACAATATCCCTTCAGTGgaacccaaacatgttccagcatgacaatgtccctgtgcacaaagcgagctccgtgaagacatggtttgcaaagtttggtgtggaagaactcgaatgGCCTGTATAGAGCGCTTACTTGAAGACTACTAAACACTTTTGGAGTGAACTGGAATATCAAGTGTGGCCTCCTCACTTGTGTGTGAAGGttgaaggttattataacagcaaagaaggACTAGATCTGGAATGAGCTGATCAACAAGCATATATTGGTGTtattggtcaggtgtctacatccttttggccatatagtgtttaGTGGCACAGTACATGAGCAATTTAACCACAAAGAGATTATTATTGCACTTATACTGTACATTCCGTGTATTCCATGTTGGatctgtttgtttatctttCTCATATGATACAAGCCATGCTTTCTTTGTTAACGTgttcttatgttttatttattcaactgaTAAATGAACTTGTTGTGCcctgtgtttttgttcatttgattaTTCCAACACAGAACGATGAGTTGGTGttaaaggatgttttttttccgcTACATATTGTTTCATGTTGACTCTAATAACTCGTGCAATAAATGTGTTGAAGTCTACCATGTCCATGTCTTCTCAGTTAAATAACTTGATGTGATGTTGAAGTGGGcggctatggctcaggtggtagagcgggttgtccactaatcgtagtgttggtggttcgattcccgggccacgtgactccacatgctggagtgtccttgggcaagacactgaaccccaagttgctcccgaaggcaagttagcgccttgcatggcagctctgctaccattggcgtgtgaatgagagaaagtataaagcgctttggataaaagcgctatataagtgcagaccatttaccatttatgttAAAAGGTTAGTCTCGAAAGCCAGTCTAGTCTGGTACTCTGTCACTGATCTGGCCAAGAACCAACTACTTTCACAAGAAGTGGCATTTGATTGACGATGCAGATAGCCACCTATAGTGGCTTACCACTGTTACTATAGTTctgttactgctactactaccggtcaagtttagacacactcgttctttatttttaattttttcccacacatttttgaataatgataataaagttATCAAAACcgaaatggaactatgggaattttattttttttttaaattttaaaatcccaaataaatcaaaataatttaatattttatcatcttcaaagtagaccccctttttgcctagaatttccagaaatgtattcttggcattttctcagccgatttcttgaggaatcaccctaagatgctttttaaacagtattaaaggagttcccacctatgctggactcttatcggctgcttttcggaatatttcgctccaagtcatccgtttaaaaaaaatcttttttttgtaaataaaatgttagttttctaatgaaggaaatgaatatgaatatggcACGATATTATACTCCGAGTCATCCGTTTAAATATCGGAttcatcagcatttttttttattccactttattacacataactttatttatggactttaatgttgtgagttctttatatttccggatttcttgagttaatactgaagtctggtgaacatttcatgtaaataacctcattggaaatatatttactgaaaaacatatataagtgtccaacacttatttcccccactacaTGCTTCGCTCATGGCCATGGTGCCATCAGTTACTTTATCAACTTGGGCATAGTGTGTTAGATAAGCATTAGAGGTGAGATTGTGTTGGCGTCGCTGTAGACTTCAGGAGCACAGCTTAATGCAGTTTCTTTTGCAAAAGGGAGGGAGCTGATGAAGCTATTAAGTGTAAGCAGGAGCTTGATATTTTATAACTTATACCACAggactgttgaattctctataTTGATTgattagaaggtgttgattaattttctataacagtagttCTGACTGCAAGGAGGGTGGATCACAGAAAATACTACTGCGCTAGTTCCAATATTGGATCGTTGTATCGTAACTTTTattcacaggaacttgtctGGCAAATGCGTCAGATTGTAAAAACGTCTATAATTGTTGATCTGgtgacctttttttctttctctgagcAGGCGTTTAACATTTTTGGGTTTTCTCTAAACCTTACACTCATTTCAGCAGTTACAGAAGCCCCTGGATTTCTAACTAAGATGCGGAATGGCCCAAATTAGTTTTTTAATATGCTGTTCTCACTGCAGAGAACGAGTGCACCCCTGACATTACGCGTGTCCAAATCAAGGGCGCATTGAAGATACAACCTCAGATGGATTTAGACGGATATGTACACCGAGATACCGTGTGCTGCTGACATCCATCTGCGGTtatcaaataaatcaacaaaccACATTGCACAGTACAATACAGTTTAttgtagttttattattttacatggaAGCATAAGTATATCCATCAGCAAGCAGGAAGTAGAGTACAATTATTGAAAGTACagaaagcacatttacatttaaaaatcaaatcagTCATTGTAAACAATAAATTATATTCAGCTACGGTAAATATTCATCCATCGTATTTACAAGTGTGGGTGTCGACTTTCagcttttaaaaacacattctgtttAGTTCCTCTTCTACATTTTCTTACACTTGGTATATTTATAAGTATTATGTGAAAAATTACAGCAGTAAAAGCATTAAAAtctaatatataaacacatacacactcattctttatttttattttagaatagtaataataataaagtcatcaaaactctggaataacacaaatgaaactATGGGAATTGTGttgagatgaaaaaaaaaaaatcctaaatacaTCAAAATGACTtgatattttagcatcttcaaagtagacccccatttttgcctagaatttccagaaatgtattcttggtgttttctcacccgatttcttgaggaatcaccctgagatgctttttaaacagtattaaaggagttcccactgacgctggactcttattggctgcttttcgaaATATTCCGCTCCAAGTCacccgtttaaaaaaatattttcttgtaaatagaatcttttttttctactgaaGGAAATGAATATGGCaggattatatttttgtctacaacaccgatttcaaacatttaatcatacgccttcagatcaaaagctttttaagatcatgagaggTGTTTCCaaacttttgtgtgtgtatatattgtatatttatatatataatttatatatatatgtttgaaGGGATCATGAACATGCTGGACGCTAATCTTGAGCTTTATGGCTCCAGTGCCATGTTGTCGATGCCCACTTTCTGCCTTCTGGGCTGTAAATAGGGACAAAGATCGTTCCTGTTAGTCAAGAGAACACTGCGTTTTGAGTGCATTCAAATTTTTCACGTGTTGTTAAAGTGCTGTAAAATGaatctcgagtgtcctgcagTACCTTTTCgtcgcagcagcagcagcaacagcagcgtATAAGAACCAGAATGACGAGCAGCAGAACCATACCTGAGGAAAGGAGAGCACATGTTTACCACTCATTCAGCATTtactacacgcacacacagggctttAAACGCAATTTGTcgaggaaggaataaaacacaaaggggtatgtgtgtggtgtcataGAGAGTCACCATCTTTAACTGTAACAGTACATCCTGAGGCAGTGGACtcctgattggaaggtcgtgagttcaaatcccagtcagatttatatattttaaatactatATTTCTTTAGATATGTAAAACCAATTAATAGTGGCATTTACGTccacaagttacttcctgtttcacttacattatagcagttataaacaagtcattccttcaccagacTCTCTTTTAAAGTTGACAAGGCAAAATGCCGAAAACCAAGAAAAACCTAAAGCACAAACTCCTCGGTGTTGAACGCGTCACAATCCAATTGCAAAACGTTAAATCGATTTTAAGTAAACGTCTCctcagagaaataaaaaaaaaactcgccATGTCCAccacaattacacattttattcTTTAAGTAATAACACATTgttaatctatttattattgccTTGGATTGTGTAACGTGTCCACCATAcacgtacaagtccctgtaaatttacctttactatagaaacgatattgCGTTGATGTGATTTTACACTCCAGTCAGAGCCATGCAGTCATGCTGACAACTTTCAACCAATAAGATCTATAGTGAGCTTGAATCATCTTAAATACACAAAACCTGAAGACACTTTACAGATCTGACATCGAAACCTGTTAATAACCGGTGTATTAAATCCTCCATGTCATGTAGAGAAATGATTTGTTCTAGCTGTgttagatagacagactgactAGAGCAGTGGTCTCCAACCCTTGAGATCtgccttcctgcaggtttcatctccaaccaaaatctaacacacctgtttttgctgatcaagaacttctgaAGGTGATAATTAgacggtcaggtgggcacgattatggttggagctaaattcttcaggaaggtagatctcaagttcaggttcaagttcaagtggttttattttcatttcaaccatatacagctggtactgttcacagtgaaaagaaacaatgttcctccaggaccatggtgctacataaaacaacacactaaccacatgagacacagaactaaataagatctacacattttcacataaagtgcatgtgcagaCGTATGctaaaacacaggacagtactgtactactaaaacaggacaataggtacAGGAAGTATCAATGTAGtgccgaacagtacacagttctaatgtggaagtgtctgatataacaggtagtgcagaagataggtgccaaagagtaaaaatatcctttaaaaatggtataaatgtaaatataatatgctatgactgagtattcagcagattagcttataccaaatatgtaCATAGCAATTATTGTGGTAGCAGCTAGGTAAAGTGTACAATAGTGACAATAagttaaatactatatttttataatacagtagcagcaaaaatgcaacagagttGCGATCACTGGACTAGAGTATCAGATCCTCCCCCCTTCTGTTCATAAATGGTTTATTCCAGTTTGACCCAGACatacatactatactatacgTACAcctctttcaaaaaaaaaaaaaaaagagtttcttTCCCCCAATCCAGTTTGATGTTTAGCTGGTGTGTGAAGCCACTCGCAGTCACACTGACTCACCGATGAATATGAAGAAAATGGCGAAGGAGGCGATGTCCCAGTCAGACTGAAACATCTGCTTGTTCTGCAGCCGGCTGAAAACATCACTGACCTGGTTCTGAAAATCCTGCTGGAGGTTGCCCTGAGACATCGTGGCTGTGTTTGAacgaaaagaaataaaactgaaaattaGCTGATGTATTTCTCATGATACACTTATAAGGCCAAAagcttgtggacacctgaccatcacagccatctgtgggtcttccccaaatcTGTTGTCACggagttggaagcacacaatcgTATAGgacagtggttcccaaacttttccagggcaaggccccccaaatggcattaaaatttgaccgaggccccccttttgcaagatgtctttaaaacacattaaaaatacagacttgtgaatatatcccccctttttttattattaataattacctctttcatctttacattacattaggaattgattgtgtgtatgtggttgtctgagagtgagaatttacttttcacaccaaattgttgcggcccccactttgaaaaccactggtagAGGATGTCTTTATGTGCTGTAGCAGTACAATTTCCCTTCGCTGGatctaagaggcccaaacctgttccagaatgacaatgcccctgtgcacaaagcgagctccatgaagacatgatttccCAAGGTTGGTGTAGTTTAAGAACTGGAAtttcctgcacagatccctgtcctcaaccccactgaacacctttgggatgaactggaacgccgactgcaccccagccctcCTTGgcccaacatcagcacctgaccttactaatgctcttatggttaaatgagcacaaatccccacagccacgctccaaaatctagtggaaagccttcccagaagaatggagggaCTAAATcttgaatgggatgttcaacaagcatatatggatgtgatggtcaggtgtccacaaacttttcacCATATAGTACAACAtcctctatttttttattataatttttttttacactcaactcaagaattattggcacctttcagaagaatgggcaaaaaaaaagaagatttctCTCAATATATGGCAAAAACTGTTGACACTTTTACGCAaagaatacttatatatatatatatatgtatatatatataaataataaataaattagtaaaaaatatatatattgagaaACATCTAGTCTTTCATTCTCTAGATACTGTATTACCGCCTTTGATCAAGTTTCCACTGAATCCCTTTTAACAACCATCACAATGAGGAAAAACCTCATTGTGTGCTTGCAGCACAATAAACGCAGACGATCCTTAACCTGCAGACGTCATGTTAAAGACATACGCAGTTCAAATTTACCACAGGACaattcaattttttatttttttaaagagtctCCAAACTCTGAAAAAGACTTTTGGACAGTTGGataataaacagagagaaaagaaaaactcaaTCTGAGCTGTTTCGTTCATTCTTGAGAATCAGTGTtttggagaaggagaagaagaagaaatagaagaagaagaaaaatcctcTCGTTCTCTGGATCTGAACCCTGATGAAGAGGTTGATCTCAATGAAAGAGTCCAGAATGACAAattggaaagaaaaacatgttagaGAAGTTTGATGTTCTGGACGGAGGAGGGTCAGAGATCTTCTGAGTTACAGAGTGAAGCTCGGTGGTGGAGCGATGATAACTAGTAGGCactttttactgaaaaaaaatggactGCTGAGATAAAACTATAAGCTCAATAATACCGCTTATTGCACTgtattgtaatgttttgttCATACAAGTCATATGAACAGAATCATAACACagtaagaaatattttttaaatattcattttctatttagattactttaaaaaattaaaatgaatatacaCTTCTgcactttcatttcattattaaggTTTGGGATCTTCCATCCTATTTCAGAATAGACTGGCTTAAGGAAACATTTACAACGAACAAGGAAGTACACACTTTTTACTGCGGAGTTAAAAACACTAAATTACACTTAACAAGTATCCCAAGAATCATTTCTCTATCCTCTGTCTAATAAATCAGTTATTCTCTGCCTGATACTATGTTACATTTTGTATAcagttgtgtatatataaaataactataaacagaaaCACTGTCTATTATAGTAAAGtgacaataaataacatttttacttttttttgttgttgctttttttgaaCACTTCATCAAAGCTCATATGTTTATAAATGAAGGTCATAAATCATGTTATAGAATTGTGAATAATTCAATAACAGGTCTCTGTTTACTATTCAGCCCTAATCGTGATCCTAACGCGTCATCTTCAGTATACACGATATACTCTGTCACAAACGTGAAACAGGatttctttcagctttatttattttttctttttgtatgttTAAATATAGCCGAGTAGTGTtgaaacactaaataaaaagaTTCGAACTCACCTGCGATTTTTGTTGATTTCTCTCTATAACTTCCGGGATACACCTGTCTCAGCTCACCTGCCTACGCTGCGCATGCGCATCATGCTCTGACGCGTAACAAAGTAGCAACCAAACCCGTGGgaggtttgtttgttggttCTTTGTTTACTAggtatgtttttgttgttaatatCTGTTGGGAGTTGTAAACATGTGCATTTACCTTTGTATATgctcaataataaaaaaaaaaccgtgtGAGAATGCGTTTAACAAAACACGTCACAGcggaattaaaataatttcacacacttttttattGTTAAGTGTCCGTGTTAATCATATCTGACACTTTTTTCTCCCCCGAATTTTAAATTGTGATACATTTAAGCCAGGGATAAGTAGAAGAAAGCTCGGACCGATACTCGCACTAAACACCAGGTGGCGGTGTCTAGAATGACTCCAACTCCCTCTTTTCCCAACACAACCACTCACCCTTTTGTTTACGTGGAGTTTGGAGAGTCTAATTTATTTTCCTACCCGTATTTCACAAAAGCCCGCCTTCTGCGCCAGGATTGGCTATTACTGTAGCTCGCGCTCACTTTAGCAGGCCGCTTCTTTTGAAGACAGAagtgcagcaataactgaaacagaataaaatttaaaaaataagaaagctGTAAGAtgtgttaatgtaaacatttggaggctttatttatttatttttttactttttatttttaattgaaccTTTCTTGTGTTTATTTCTATCTTTtgtatttaattcttttttttctcgctCTCCTAATGCACCCTTGTCTATATGTGTAAAACTTTgcttgttgaaaaaaaaaaatatttaaaaaggaaaaatacgCTAGCACGTATTTTTAGTTATACGTGTATCTCCTAGCTAGGAGGGCGGGCTTAGAGCAAAACGGGCGGAATAAATATGACGCAGTCGAAGAAACCCGCACTTCCGGTTTCTCCAGTTGGCAGCGCAGGGAAACAGCAATGGCCGCGGTTCCGGTTCAGTCACTTCGGGTGTCGGATATTAAAGACCCGACGGTGTTGTTTGAGCGATACGGCACCGATGAAATTCGCGCGGTGGAGCGGAAAGTCCGCGGGGAGATCGAGCAGAAGAAAGAGGAGCTGCGGCAGATGGTAGGGGAGAGGTACAGAGACCTGATCGAGGCTGCAGACACCATCGGGGAGATGAGGGAGTGCTCAGAGAAAGTGGTTCAGTCCATCCAGGACATGCAGAAGTACTgtcacacactgaaacacagcaAACACACTCCTCAGAGCAGCAGGGCAGAGGTAAGGATCACTACACGCTCACCTTGTGTGGATTGTActggaataacacacacacacacacacacacacacacacacacacacacacacgtcacaacCTGAAAGTTTAGTGTGTAGGATTCAGACTAacatggtaataataataataataataataataattcatttatacaCTGTGAAATCTTAGCTAGTCACATTTATACTTGAGtgccagttaaaaaaaaaacaggtcaggTCAAGTGGTTGTTATTGTACACGCTGGAATGAAATGTTGGTTTCCCAGGACCATGctgtaacacacaatacactaaCCCACAGTGCACAGGACCAcgagtgtgagatgagtgcgAACGTTGCAACAAATACACCCGAACACTGTTGAGCGGAAAACCTATTGCAACAGTCGTCCCTAAACTATTGACTGCTGTCAAAACAGTAGAAGTGTCCAGCACTATTGACCATTTTGCCTTTGTGgcgtttggcagacgcccttattcagagcgacttacttttatctcattttaaacaactaagcagttgagggttaagggccttgctcaagggcccaacagtgggagcttggcagtgctggggcttgaactcctgaccttctgaatagaacccagagcctttaactaCTGAGTCACCACTGCCTCGTTATAAAGGGCAGTTGTGCAGTGGAAGCTGTTGGGAGGGTTTTGACGAGCCCAGGTGAGTGCTGAGAGGCAGCAGGGTGGTGAGTAATCcgactgcctcagggaagaagcTGCTGCGGAACCTGGTGGAAGTAGTACGGGTGCTCTGCTACTTTCTTCCAGGTAGCAAGATGGGTGAAAAGTCTACGAGAGTAGTATGAGGGGTTGTCTGCGAAAAAGAAAGTGCCCACATTTAAAACCTCCGTATTGAACAGCTTAcatgcagaataataataataataatgtgatctTCAGATATATTAGTGTCCAAGATATATTTTGTAACGATACTCGTAACTAAATAATCTCGTAGATCTCTAACTAGCTGAGCCGAGTCTTTGCCGTAACGCAGCACAACTGTCATAGCTGCGTTGCGTTCTGGGAATTGTTGGCTGTCTCCACTACGTCTActcttgtattttttattcattatttttttcccaatagaaacacatttaatgtgtttcagggcaGAGCTTTCCTTTAAATTTCCCTTAGAACTTAATTTGTATGGAAATATACTAAGCTTTAGGTCATAGTTTGGATCGGAATGGCGAACTCGGTTGGTTTTTGGTTCATAGTTTGGATCGGATTGGCGTACTCTGTTGGTGTTTGGTTCATAGTTTGGATCGGATTGGCGTACTCTGTAGAATGAATCTAAAACGATACTTGCGTAGAGTAAGCTAGTACGATTACTTATGTACTCACCGTCTCTGGTTACAATAtatgtaaggaattaaacatgaCGTAATAGTGCTTTTATAGGAAGATGCACA
This genomic interval from Ictalurus furcatus strain D&B chromosome 2, Billie_1.0, whole genome shotgun sequence contains the following:
- the smim22 gene encoding small integral membrane protein 22, coding for MSQGNLQQDFQNQVSDVFSRLQNKQMFQSDWDIASFAIFFIFIGMVLLLVILVLIRCCCCCCCDEKPRRQKVGIDNMALEP